In Miscanthus floridulus cultivar M001 chromosome 8, ASM1932011v1, whole genome shotgun sequence, the sequence ATCGCGAGATggatttattaagtctaattaattcgttattagcacatgtgttattgtagcactttattatcaaatcatggactaattaggcttaaaagattcgtctcgcaaagtagtcgcaatctgtgcaattagttattttttagtctatatttaatactccatgtgtcaaatatttgatgtgatagggtgtaaagttttgacggtggaactaaacacgggctgGTACTACACATCTAGTAGCTGAAATACATGCATGTATGCTATGTATAATGATATTGCAGCAAAAATGACGAGGCAATGAGGTAAGCACGCATGTTCCACTAGAGGTAGTAACGTGCATTCACCACAAAATGCTTTCGCATGCCCATAGCTAGGGCTTCCCAATGCTACTTTTTCACTGGTGGCCCAAACTGTGATGTAGGATCGAATAAAAAAAATAGGTCATCTACATTTGTTATAGTGGCTTGCAGAAGCTATATATGCTTGAGAGAGAGAAGATGGTCCATGttaaaaaagaagagggagaTGAAATAAAGATGAggtatgatgaaaggaaaaagttTCTTTGCAAGTCACAAGTAGTGTTAGTTTGCATTATTTAAATAGTAGTCTCAACATTTCCTAATCTATGTGGATCATTTTATTTGTACTACAACCACTAGGAGTATTAGCCTCCATTGGTGGTGCCCTTCATGAACAGTCATATAGAGGATATTAATCTGTGCATCTATCAACCATTTTTTTCTCTGCTGTTTCCCCTTCATTTCCTTGTTTTACCTTGGCTTTTGAAGTGGGCAACAGAGTGATAAAGCCGGACCAGACCGTCCGGAGACAACTACTACTAGGCGCACACGGGAAGGAGCTTGAAATGACTTGCATTTGCTTTGCATATTTCGTTGCGTCCACCAAAAACATATGTTTCCCTACCCGCTGAGAAgcaagctctctctctctctctctcaatatAAGCCTGTGTTCGTTCACGCATGCATGCACACGTTTTTGGTGGACACTAAACTAGCTAGTACGTACTGTATGTTGGAAGGAGCTAGGAGTAGACACGGGTATATATGTAATATAGGAAAACAACAATAGTACTGGTGCTACTGCTAAGCCTGTGTGGACGCATGTACGTTTGCGTGTAGTCCGGTCGATATCTCGGCCAGAGCCCTCTCAGTATGCATGCAACGTCCAAATTAAACAGGACAAGGGCACATGTGTTTAGGGTCGGAGgaggagccgccgccgctgctactcaATGCACCCAATCAGCTCAACATGTGACGGCTCCAATAAGGCACAGAGAACAACCGACAGCGCCTCCAGCACGGTGTTGGCCTCAtcctcctccctctcttctcctctACTGGACTCGGCATATATGCAGCAGCTGGGTCACTGTGCTGACCGCAGTCTGCCTCGCAACCTTATCATGCCGCGCATCCGTCACTGACACGTGTGCCCAGAACATTAACGTAGCCCACTCACGTGTGTCCACGCACTCAGCAGCAGATGCTTATTAGTAGCTAGAACTCGAGATCGGTTATTAAAAAGCAAGCAAGCTAAGCCGCGTAAGCAAGAGCTCGACAGCGTCATACGGAGCTACAGCTAACCTTGCTTCACATCACTGACACCTGAACAGGTTAACATATATATACTACTACTGCTGCATGCTTACATAAACATTCGGCAGGCAGCAGGCACACTTACGTGCAGCTAGTAGCAATGTACGTAATTAAGCTAGCCTAGCTAGTAGTACGTCCCCACACTTAAATTTTCAGTACGTAACACACGACGGTCTAATCAGTGGCTCAGAGGCTGCTCCCAGCTCTAGCTGCAGAGATCACCGCGCGCGACAAGCTCATATGCAGCTACAGCTCATCTGTCAGCGACCGATCGAGCGCATGCACAGAGAGAGCATCGATCGCGCCGAGCCGCGGAGGTAGCTACATGCCGTCATGCCCTTATTCCCTGCCCTGCGCGCGCATGATGCACAAGGTGCATGCCTAGCTAGCCATATACTAGCAGCTACGCCTACACTACACACGGCCGGGGATTCGGAACGGCGGTCGTCGGCGGGGCGCCACTGGGACTGTGGGAGCACGCACCAGGCACCAAGCTGCGGCCATCCACCAATTCCGGCCAATCCCTCCATGATAATTCAGAATTTCAGATCACACAAGCACGCTCATCACGACGACGCgctctggctggctggctggcaagCAGGCAGGGCAGCGGCAGTCACTCACGCCCATCCATCCATAGACCATAGTGGCATATAGTGCCAACCACCAACCAGCTACGTAGCCCCCTGGCCTGCCCCCCAGCAGCTAGGAAACAAAGCGCCACACATCGATATGGAAAACTGGAAAGGCAAGCACATGTGACTGAAAGAACCACGTCGAAACATCGACCAAGACGCAACCCTGGAGCGCAGCGCAGCGCAGGACCATGTACGTACACGCGCGGCCCCTGCCTAGCTTCCTGCTCGCTTGCTTTATATGGGTGGCTAGTTGGCATTGACACGGCCACTGGCCGCTGCCCGGTCGTCGCTCGTGGTCGATCTGGCCTGGCCTGATTGATGACACAGCAGCGTGCGTACGTGAGCATGCAAAGCGCGCAGGCCAGGGGGTCGGGTCTAGATCGATGACGACGACGCATCCACGCCGCCCGGGGCGCCGAGAGAGGGCATGCAGATACAGTGTGCGTGGGAGAGGCGGCCGGCCGGCAGCAAGGCCGGGCACATCAATGCCCCCGCCTGCTCTTCCCGCTTCGTTGTGCTCGCTGCCGCTGTAGCCGTGCGGGGCGGGGCCTGTGTCTGTGGCTGTAGCGGCACGAGGCTCCGCTCCGCGCCTTTGCGCCTTGTGGGCATCTGGCATGGCGCGGTTGGTGCGAGCTGGCTGCCCGCCTGCCCCTGCCCGGGCGCCGGAGCCCGGAGGGGGAGACCGCGCCATAACGCGCGCGCGTGTGTGAAATCATTGACGGATACGGCTCCAACCTTTTATATATACCAATTAAAAAATTCTACGGTGCGCGCGCGGGCGTCGCCTCTCGTCGTCGTCGGCGCTGTTGGTGGACTCAAGTCCGCGCCAGAGCGCGCGTCGGTCTCCGATCCGCGCGATCGATGTCTCTTCCGTTGTGGTTCGCAGTTTCGGCGTCTCGCCCAGTTGTTTCTCTCGCCCGCGCGCCCCCTGCTGGTTGTAGTGTTGTGGTCCTCCATCGATCGGCGACGGTTGGTTGCTAGCTTGGCGCCCCGGCAGATTGTTGGCTCATCAGATGACAAAAACCTACGCCCGCGCAGCTGGACTGGACTGGACTGGCAGCCGCGCTAGCTCAGCTCGTCGCCTACGACAACTCATTTCCGAAGGAATATAATGGATCGCCCATCGCCGTCTGCCTGGCTAATGACTAGTTTTGAGACATGTTTGTACGCCCCCAACCAACCTCTGTGCACATTTCTATTCCACGATGATCAGACTAATTTAAGATGGCACACACATATATGTAGCAGAAAACGAAAGGAACCGGTCGCCGCCGGATCAAAAACCCTAGCGGTAGTTGCTGATGAAACTACGCTCCAACATTTGTTACTAGTGAAAAATAGTATGTAGTaggatatatattattattatattatattatcaaGCAATTAACGAACTCCTCAAGTAGTCTACAAAATGTGGAAGagttagggcctctttggcacggcttatgctggcttcggcttcatctattttgcgcaaatcgagacACTATaacgtgaagccgttttgtaagccgatgttaaaatgaactagaagccgggaaaAGTCAGTTTTTCtagcttcaccggctttggcttcaccggtgaagccgttttggatgagccatgCCAAAGGGGGCTTTAGAGTGGCTGTTGTGAACGAACTACTTGAATAATGTTGCTTGGATGAAAAAATTTGAACCGTACGTCACGGCAGATGAATGATGCGGATTGATAAAAATCTCTTCTGCTCGCACTTGATCAATGCAAACCCTAAAACTAAAGAACAAAGTGAACAATTTccctgctctgctgctgctgcgttTCCCTCCTCCTCTTCCCATGAGAGAGACACACCTCGCTCGCTCACTCACAGGCCACAAGCACACAGCTCACGTAAGGATGGCTGATGATCCTACCGCATGCCATGGAGTGCAGCTAAGTGCGTGTAATCCTCGCAGGGGTGTCTAGCTAGGATGAGAGAGGAAGGAAGGAAACcacaaaaaggaaaggaaaaaaatgaAACCAAGACAAAGAACAGATCAAAGCCACACCAGAGCGATGCATGCGATCCTCGGAGACCCTCCGTCGGCTACGAGTCGCTGGTGCTCATGCTCTCATGCCGGTCGCCGCGGCCGCCACCGTGCTGCTGCTGGCCAGAcccgcctcctccacctcctcctccgccctGGCTGGCCGCGGGATCCGTTGCCGCCTGTGTCCGGTACGCATTGAGGGCGGCGAGGATCCCCATGTGCccctcgcctccgcctccgccgccgctgcctcccaCGGGGCCGAGCCCCAGTTGCTGCCCTGGAAGCAGCGCCACAGGTGCAGGGAAGTTCATGAAATGTAGCCCGCTCGGCACGCTGCCCCGGTACACggcagccgcggcggcggcgctgcccaTCTGCGGGAACGTCCAGATGGACTCGCCACTgcctccgccgctgccgccactGCCACCGCTGGAAGGTGCACCACCGCCCTGCGTGTTGTTGCTCGGCACCATCCACACGGTGCCCGGCATTTGGCTCTGCGTGTACCCCGCCATCTGCTGCTGATATTGCTGtgcttgctgctgctgttgctgctgttgcTGCATTTCTTGTTCCCACCGCCTCTTCCTCGACATATCggcggctgctgcggcggcggcagacGGCGACGGCTGCACGTCAAGACCGACGCTGCCGGAGTGGAAGTTAAGCAACAAGGGGGacggcaacgacgacgacgaggccgggcccTCCGAAGGGAAGCCAAGGCCGACAACCCGGTCCCACGCGTCAGCACGGCCGaaccgggcggcggcggcggggctagGCAAGGCGGCGCGGAGGTGGGCCGGCGCAGAGaacgaggagcccgaggagcggAGGGAGATGTTGAGGGAGGTGAAGTTGGCCGGGATGGTGCCGGTCCCGGTGGCCGCGATCACCGCAGGCTCGGCCTGCTGTAGCAGCCACTCGATGGTCTCGCCGTCCGTCTTGTGCCCGAGCTCTCGCGTCAGCTGGAACACCCGGGCCGCACACAGCGCTGGCATCCGGATGCGACGGCCCCTGCCTTCCACCTTGGTGTGCCGGTCCTTGGTGGAGCTCCGCTTGGGCGCCGCCTTCCGCAACTGCACCTCACCTCCGGCCCCCGATCCATTCCCGTTGCCTCCCGCCGACGTGCCCACCGCAGCCGAGCTGGAGCACGGCTGCTCCTCTTTCTTCTCAAGGAGCTGCAGAGGGAAGTTGGGGCGGCGGCCGCCTCCGCCGTCACCGGCGACGTCCATGGTCAATTAAGCCATGGTATATATACACAGCGATACAAGTATATGTATCTTGGCGTGTATGTTTTCTAGCCGGCCGAGTAAATGGGGTGGTTTAGCTGTTTGGAAGAGAGTGGAGGAACGGATTTGATGTCTCCAGCCTCTTCTCTAGCTCTTGCTGTGCGTGGGTCTAGCTCCGAGAAGGTTAGGTGTggtggtagagagagagagagtccaaGAAAGAAAGAGCTGGCTAGCTATCAGGGAAAGAAGATTGTAGGTTGGAAAGAATCCTTGCTCATATGATATGATGAGAGAGAAGATGGTTGACGGATGGAAGGCGGGGTAGCGAGCTTGTGTTTGTGTGTGCGTGTGGGAGATCACACACACTATTTTATGGCCTTTTGGTGTGGTTCATCTGTGATTtcagggggagagagagagaggaagcagGAGCAGATGACCCTAGCTAGGAGAAGGCCAGGGGGGAGAAGGGGAGCTGGCGGCTGGAAGAGGATGGCGGTGTACTTTGTAGGGCTTGAGGAGAGAGATGGACGGATTAAATGGAATCCTTGGTGCTCGGAGAGAGCGTGGAGAGAGATAAGctggagaaagagagaaagaaagggaAAGAGACCGCGCTAGTAGTCTGCGGCTACATGAGTGTACATGGACGGAGAGACCGGTGAGTCAGTGAGTGTGAGGAGGATAAGCAAGGCGGAGGAGAGAGGAACAGCTAAGCTAGCCGGGGAGCGGGGAGGGGAAATTATTAGTACTGTGGCAGGAACGTAACGTGGTATGTTCTCCTGATGCTAACAGACGAATCTCCCATTTAACCAGCAAAAGAATGCCACGccactactctctctctctctttctctctcacgaAGCCGCTGAACTAACTCAGGCAAATGGAAAGCATTGCTTCCTTTGTGGATTGGCTGCTTTTGAGAGCACCCCTCAGTCTCCTATTTTTTCTCTCCGGTCCTTTTTCTGTTTGAAATGTGTTTCTTTTTTTTCGAtcttatcttttattctttttttcggGCAAAAGGAAAAATCTTTAAACTGTGAAGAGGCAGTCAGAGGCTCAGACTCCACGTGCGGTGCTCTTTATCATTCAATCCCCAATGACACTGCACTTCACTGCAGATACTGTAGCCGCCACTCTCCAAGTCAAAATACACAAGGAAAAATTGTAAGCACGCATCAACTCTCTTTTTTCTTGTATTATACCGGAGAATCTTTGTGCTCTCCAGTAGCCCTCCATATTTCATCATTTTTATGTGTAGTGAATACATTGACGTGGATATCCATTCCTGCCTGTGTGTGCTTAAACAAATCGTGTGTGTATAATCAGAGTACACTAATTCTCAAAAAAGAAATAATCAGAGTACACTTCTATATATCTTCTTACAAATGAAACTTGATCTTTAAAGAATATTATTTGGGGGGAAATCTATATGGGAGCAACAACAGCAAAGAAAGACATAATAAAGTAGGGCCAGCTCAGCAAGTAATAATTCTATTGCCTTTTGTATTAGCCTTTGCTGCTTCCTTTGTTTGCCAGCCTTAGAATTCGTGGTGCCCTGCCGTGGACCTGGTGTACACAAGCATTCCAAACTGAAACAGAACTGCAACATAAAAAAAGCCAACAACACAAAGGAATTTATGCCCTGCTCAAAGTTTTGACTTTGAATTTTGTGGTAATATTTTTTGATATAATAAAATGGCACCAAGCCAACCTCTATgtcactacgccagatttacacatcactgccggatttatgagaaccggtagtgatgtaccttcactaccggttatgagcttgaaaatgaaaaaatgattggggctgagctaaaaccggcagtgaaggaccacatcactgtcggtttgtggcttgaaccggcagtgttttggcggccactcatcactgtcggtttaagccaATAGCCGACAGTGatatctatcactgtcggttctagccaagaaccgacggtgataagcctacaacacaaaaaggctacaaccgtcctctccttcctcctctcttccattccgagaacagaggcgcgcgtttggaccctttcctccattgttgcggctgctctttaccatgaagctagtgcttagattttgaagaatggcttgatctttttgctttaaggttagtaacaaacatccgctcctttgattttgttgcttaattagcttcgttttgatggctacattgcttgattctcattctagttctttctccattctagagagcacttttccaattggacatttgtgcaaggctcaaattacggtgaatccatcatccaaatggttggtgtctatgaacacatttaaattcctagctaattattccatggtggtcaagatcatcattgttagtatgtgatgctataattagttcttagaagtagagtagaatagatgttcttcattattgcgcaataattgttttttactatgatttttaatttacagggccggggctaccaatttcaattttccaataattagtgtacaataatgttttctaaaaatggtactttcgagctacaattgttgttcatgaagctcgatttcttattagtTCTTTGTAATTATcgtctcaatatttttttgtgcagagatggatcggaagtggatgcatctgtcccgaacggacaagcggtacatgcatggcgtcagccagtttatcaccgatgccaaagcccatgctgggaatgggaaccctgtcttctgcccatgcaaagattgcaagaatcataggaactttcgtcaaattgagtctacacaatcgcacttgattaccagggggttcatgccaaactatacgatatggactatgcatggtgaggttggtgtgaatgttctgcaggaaaacaaatatgatgtggacatgcctgacgtagccattcacgatgctgacgaggaacccggtgtcaatacggaacctgtggccacagttaataatgtgtttaggaacacgctaactaacgacaccgaggataacgatggcatttctcagctgctacgtaatgtagagaccggatgtcttagtgaaagacagctgagaaagctagagaaaatgagacaagatggcaaaacaccattgtataggaattgtccaatgagcaaactggaagccgacatcgtgctgttagagttcaaatcgacaaacggatcgagcgataaaggcttcgatcagttgttaggtataataagaaaaatgctcccaaaaaatgagttgccagaaaagacatacttggccaaacaaatgatctaccccatcgtcttcgaggttgaaaaaatccacacgtgttccaatgatcgcatattgtaccgtggagaaaaatacaaagacttggacaagtgccccaagtgtgaagctctacggtacaaggaagggccatcagatgagggtaccaagactagaggaggtcccataaaggtcgtttggtatttccctatagctctccGAGTGCAtgggttgtttgcatgtgcaaagtcagccaagctattgcgctggcatggcgaagagcgtaagaaagatacaatgatgaggcaccctaccgatgggcatgactggaggactatcaatactatgttctataaggacatcaatggagaggtaagacacctttggtttgctttgaccACAGAtgagatgaatcctttcgaccaggttagaagcaatcatagcacctggccagtgatgctctatatatacaaccttccaccttgggtctgtatgaagcggtcgtacatcca encodes:
- the LOC136474821 gene encoding transcription factor TCP14-like, translated to MDVAGDGGGGRRPNFPLQLLEKKEEQPCSSSAAVGTSAGGNGNGSGAGGEVQLRKAAPKRSSTKDRHTKVEGRGRRIRMPALCAARVFQLTRELGHKTDGETIEWLLQQAEPAVIAATGTGTIPANFTSLNISLRSSGSSFSAPAHLRAALPSPAAAARFGRADAWDRVVGLGFPSEGPASSSSLPSPLLLNFHSGSVGLDVQPSPSAAAAAAADMSRKRRWEQEMQQQQQQQQQAQQYQQQMAGYTQSQMPGTVWMVPSNNTQGGGAPSSGGSGGSGGGSGESIWTFPQMGSAAAAAAVYRGSVPSGLHFMNFPAPVALLPGQQLGLGPVGGSGGGGGGEGHMGILAALNAYRTQAATDPAASQGGGGGGGGGSGQQQHGGGRGDRHESMSTSDS